A stretch of DNA from Anaerobacillus isosaccharinicus:
CACCGATCTCAATTAATACAGGTCCAATAATTTCAATTAAGACTTTTTCAACAGTAAAAATACTAAATGCTTCGTCTAATATATGATTTGCTTTTGATCCTTGAAAGCTCAATAAGCTCCCCTTTAATTCATTGGCAAACTTTTGAAGTCTATTCGTATATTGGGTTTCCACTTGTGCATCTAAATTGACACTACCCTTTTCTAGGAGTCCAACAGCTTGTCCAATCGTAAAACCTTTATTTACTTTATCAATTAACCAACGTAATATGGCCACATGTTCGTCAGAATATAAACGATGGCCAGAATCGTTTCGAATTGGTTCAATAATATTATATCTTCGTTCCCAAGCCCTTAGTGTCCCAGGTTGGATTCCTAGCATATTTGAAATTGCTTTAATGTTGTATTTTGCTATGTCATTTGCCATAAAGTTAGCCCCCAAACACTTTTAAAACGATACTAATTATTAATTAATATTAGTATAAACACAAAATGGACTTTGTGTAAAATTTGTATAACCTTTGTTAAATGGAAGCTATTCTTTTCTTAGTGTTATAACATGAACCTCAGCAGGTGCACCTAGTCGAAGCGGAAGCCTAGTCGTTCCATATCCATTACTTACGAGCATATATAAGTCTCTTTTTAACATTACTAAGCCTGCTTTTTCAGTAAGGCCAAAGCCAAATAATCTTATTTGGCCACCGTGAGTATGCCCACTAAGAATTAGCTTAATTCGATGATTTTCATGAATTTTCTTTTTAATATCTGGATTATGACTAACTAAAATTTGAAAGTTATTTTCACACCCTTTCAAAGCTTTTTCAAGATCATCAAAACGGTGTCCATAATCATCAACACCTATTAAAAAAATCGATTCGTTATTCCTTTTTATCTCCATAGAGTTGTTTACTAAAAGAAACACGCCCTCTTGCTTTAACAAATTTTCTAGTTTCAAATGATCAATTTCATAATCATTGTTTCCCCAAACAAAATAAGTAGGCGCAACGGCTGATAGGGATTTTATATTTTTTTCGATTTTGGAAAAAGAAACTCCTTTTTCCGCTAAATCTCCACCAATAATAACGACATCTACATCACCTTTTATTTTGTTTAAGATGGTCTCACTAACTTCACGGTGATGAATATCAGAAATAAAAAAAAGCTTCATTCCAGAAAACTGGTTTGGAAAGCTAGAAAATGATAGCTCTGTGTAAGAAATTTTATTTTTACGTCCTTCAAACCACATATACAATAAGATAGTGAACATAAGTGCTCCGATAAAAGCAAATAAGACAACCATTCCCTTCTCCTCCCTGCTCTCTAGTTGTTAAAATGACGGTTTTTCCGTTGGATATTAGCATCCATTATACCATAGAAAAGAGAAAACCCTACTGCAGCGCCTGTAATAACAAGACTTTCAAAGCTTACTATAAAAAATTGTAAGACAACAACAATAACCCATGGTAATTCTTTTTTCATTGTACTGTTTTTCACCACTTGTTCACAAATAGTTTTGATCACTCTTGCGATTGCCAAAAAGCCGATTGTAAAAAGGAAGATTGCCCCAAACCATTTAAAAGGACTGAATATTAATGTTTGCCAAACTGCTCCTGCAGTAAAACTTTCAAAAGTAGGAAACATATTAGTGGATAATTTTAAACACCAAAAACCTATGATTAAGAACAGAATTCGTTTTTTCACTATAACACTCCTTTAACTACGATTAAACAAACTGTTACTATGTTATTCCTATAGTTATTACTTCATTATAGTTATTGAATCAAAAATTGTTAAAAATATCGAAATGTAAGTAGATCATTTTACAGTATAGAAATCTAGCCCAAAGTTAAAATAACAATGAGCATACTAGAAAGGAGTCTTTATTATGAAGGAATTTCAAATTGAGGATATACGAAATAATAAAGAAATTATCGAAGAGATCACATTGCTAGAGAAGAAAATTGAAGAACAACTGGGGAAACATGTAGCGTTAATTGCCTATACAGAAGAAGAAATAAACTAATCTAATCTTCCATTTGAGGTGTTTATTTGTTCTATGATGAGTGATCAACGAAAAAAAGGGGACTCATAAGTGTTGCTCGCCTCAAGTTGTTACTATATAAAGAGAGAAGTGAAATTTTCTCATTCTATATATCACACTTGAGATGACTGACACTTTTGCTTTGAGTCACCCTCTGTTTTAATTTTTAGAACAAGCCGATTGCCTTGCCATCTTCAGAGACATCCATTCTTAGAGCTGCTGGTTGCTTTGGCAGTCCAGGCATCGTCATCACGTCACCTGTTAGGGCGACGATAAATCCTGCCCCGATAGAAGGACGTAACTCCCGTACGGTTATCGTAAAGCCCTCTGGGCGCCCTAGTCGAGTTGGATCATCTGATAAAGAATATTGGGTTTTAGCCATACATATTGGTAGCTCGCCCCACCCTTCTTTTTCGAACTGAGCTATTTGCTTTTTAGCTTTAGGTGCGAAATCTACACCGTCTGCTCCATATACTTTTTTAGCAATTGTTTCGATCTTTTCCATAATCGAAACGTTTAGATGGTAAAGATGCTCAAAATTGTTCTCTTCTTCCTCAATTAATGTCACACACTTTTGTGCCAAGGCTTCTCCGCCTTCGCCACCTTTTTCCCAAACCTCAGTAAGAACCGCTTCAACACCATGTTCTTTACATAGCTCTTGTAACGCCGCCACTTCTGCATCCGTATCAGTTATAAACTTATTCACAGCAACGACTAGTGGCAACCCAAATGATTTAATTGTATCAATATGTTTAAGTAAATTATCAATTCCTAGTTGTAGTGCCGCAACATTCTCTTTCTTGAGCTCGTCTTTCGGGACACCACCGTGCATTTTCAATGCTCTAATTGTGGCTACGACAACAACAAGACTCGGTTTGATATTGGCATACCTCGCTTTAATATTTAAGAACTTCTCCGCTCCTAAATCTGCGCCAAAACCGGCTTCTGTCACAACATAGTCGGCAAGCTTAGCTGCCATTTTTGTTGCAATGATACTGTTACATCCATGAGCAATATTAGCAAATGGACCACCGTGAATTAATGCTGGAGTATTCTCAAGAGTTTGTACTAAATTTGGTTTCAGAGCTTCTTTTAGCAATAACGTTAAAGCTCCTTCAACACCTAAGTCCTTCACTGTTACTGGCTGTTGTTCAAAGTTATAAGCTATAACAATTCTAGCTAGGCGCTCTTTTAAATCCTTTAAGTTGTTTGCTAAACAAAGAATAGCCATTATTTCAGAAGCAACCGTTATATCAAAGCCACTTTCACGTGGAACACCTTGAATCGGCCCACCTAAACCTACGACAACTTGTCTGAGCGCTCGATCATTTAGATCAACGACACGTTTCCAC
This window harbors:
- a CDS encoding metallophosphoesterase; its protein translation is MVVLFAFIGALMFTILLYMWFEGRKNKISYTELSFSSFPNQFSGMKLFFISDIHHREVSETILNKIKGDVDVVIIGGDLAEKGVSFSKIEKNIKSLSAVAPTYFVWGNNDYEIDHLKLENLLKQEGVFLLVNNSMEIKRNNESIFLIGVDDYGHRFDDLEKALKGCENNFQILVSHNPDIKKKIHENHRIKLILSGHTHGGQIRLFGFGLTEKAGLVMLKRDLYMLVSNGYGTTRLPLRLGAPAEVHVITLRKE
- a CDS encoding formate--tetrahydrofolate ligase — translated: MNEVKSDIEIAQECTMKPIDEIVEQLKVAKEDWEPYGKYKAKLSLDVLDRLHNKQDGKIILVTAISPTPAGEGKSTVTVGLGQALSKIGKNSIIALREPSLGPCMGIKGGAAGGGYSQVVPMEDINLHFTGDFHAITTAHNALSALLDNHIHQGNHLKIDVRRVVWKRVVDLNDRALRQVVVGLGGPIQGVPRESGFDITVASEIMAILCLANNLKDLKERLARIVIAYNFEQQPVTVKDLGVEGALTLLLKEALKPNLVQTLENTPALIHGGPFANIAHGCNSIIATKMAAKLADYVVTEAGFGADLGAEKFLNIKARYANIKPSLVVVVATIRALKMHGGVPKDELKKENVAALQLGIDNLLKHIDTIKSFGLPLVVAVNKFITDTDAEVAALQELCKEHGVEAVLTEVWEKGGEGGEALAQKCVTLIEEEENNFEHLYHLNVSIMEKIETIAKKVYGADGVDFAPKAKKQIAQFEKEGWGELPICMAKTQYSLSDDPTRLGRPEGFTITVRELRPSIGAGFIVALTGDVMTMPGLPKQPAALRMDVSEDGKAIGLF